CGCGGGGCGACCGGCGCAGGCTGCCCATGCGCGTCTGCGTCCGGGGCGGTCGGCGGCGAATCCGGCCAGGTCCGCGGTGCCGGGCCGGTGACCGGGGCCGGGTAGACCGGCGGCAGCGGTGCGGGTTGCTCGCGGCCCGCGGCGCCGTCCATCCGCCGCTGCAGCACCTCGACCAACTCGGTGCGTTCCATCACGTCGCGAATCGCGATTCGGTTGATCAGGAACACGGTCAGCACCAGCAGCACGACCGCCGTCCCGAACAGGTATCCCACCGACACGCCCGGCGCGGAGGTGCGCTTGCGGCCGGATCCGCGCCGGCGGGCGCCGGCGCGGACGGCATGGCGCCGTGCCGCGCCACGGCGCCGGCGACGCGAGGGGTTTCGCATGGCGCTGCGCGGCGCATAGCGCGCCGCGGTGCGCGAGCCGGTGCGCTTCGTTGCCATAGGCGTTCATTGTTAGCATCGGCAGCCGGCGGGAATACGTTGATCCGGGCGCCGCTTCGGTCGAAACGGGCAGCGGCGCAGCCGGTGCAGCCGGCTCCGTTGACCAGGAGCGGCGGTCCATGGTGGGCTGGCATGCATCGCCATGGCAGCAACCGTACCCCTCGTCACCATCGTTGGCCGGCCGAACGTGGGCAAGTCCACATTGTTCAATCGCTTGCTCGCGCGCCGTCGCGCCATCACCGCGGCCACGCCGGGCGTGACGCGCGACGTGGTAGAGGAGGACTTCACGCTCGCCGGCATGCGCCTGCGCCTGCTGGACACCGGCGGCATAGGCGACGACGCGGGCGCCTTCGGCGCGGCCGTGGCGGAGCGCGCCATGGCTGCCACCGACGGCGCCGCGGCAATCATGCTGGTGGTGGAGGCGGGCGCCATCACGCCGGAAGACGAGCGGCTCGCCGACAACCTGCGCGCCGCGAGCGACCGCGTCGTCGTGGTGGTGAACAAGGTGGACCATCCGGGGCGGGAGGCGGCAACGTGGGACTTCCATCGGCTCGGGTACGAGACGGTGATCGGGGTGTCGGCCGCCCATGGCCGCAATGTCGCCGCCCTGCAGGAGGAACTGGCGCGCCGCGTGCGCCGGCGGGTAGCGCGGGAGACTCCCGCCGCGGAGGCGCAGGACGCGACACCGGTGATCCGACTGGTGATCGGCGGCAAGCCCAACACCGGCAAGTCCACGCTGCTCAACCGGCTGCTCGGCGAGCAGCGCGCGCTGGTGAGTGCCACGCCGGGCACCACCCGCGACCCGCTGTCCGGGCGCGTCGTGCACGCCGGCGCGCAGATCGAGCTGATCGACACGGCCGGGATGCGGCGCCGTTCCAAGGTACAGGACGCGGTCGAGTACTACGCCGTGAACCGCGGGGCGGCGGCGCTGGCGGATGCCGACGTGGCCGTGCTGCTGGTGGACGCGCGCGAGGGACTGGCGGAGCAGGACAAGCGGATCGCGGCCATCGCGATACGGCGCGGCGTCGCGGTGCTGATCGCGCTGAGCAAGTGGGACCTGCTTGCCGACCGGCCGAACCTGCTGGCCGCCATGGTGGATCGCATCCGGTTTCAGTTCCCGCTGCTCCACTTCGCGCCGGTGGTTCCGCTGTCGGGTCTGACCGGATTCGGTGTGGACCGCATGCTCTCCAAGGCAGTCGATCTGCATCGACAGCTCAGCCTCACCATTCCCACCGGGAAGCTCAACCAGGCGATGGCACGGTGGGCGCGCGAGTACGTTCCCACGTCCCGCGGGCGCGAGATCCGCGTACGGTACGCCACCCAGACCGGAACCAACCCGGTTCGTTTCGTGTGCTTTCTCAATCGGGCGCGCGGTGCCGGCGCCGCCTATCGCCGCTTCCTGGAAAATCGCATCCGTCGCGAACTGGGTTTCTCCGAGGTGCCGCTGACCGTGGAATTCCGCTCCGACCCGCCGCGGTCTCGTTGAGTTGCGCCGCCGACCGCACCGCCCTACAGCAACGCCCCGCACCTGCCGTTACTAGGATCGACGACCATACGCTGCCTGACTGAAGGATCGGCCGGCCCGCCGGGCGGTCCTGCGGCGGTGGCCGCGGCGCCGTAGCGCGTCGCGCCGCCGGCGCGGTTCGTTGCAGCGTTGGCGACTGGGAGGAGAAGGTTGTGTTGCCGATCGGGCGGCACGGCTGCAAAGATCGTGCGGTTCACTGAAAATCGGTCCGCGTATTGCCGCTCCGGCGTGCCGCTGCGGCGGTCCCGGCGGCTCTGGCTTGCCGCGCTCCTGACGGCGGTTGCCCTGCCCGCTACCGCCGCGAGCGCCGAGCGAGACCTGTTCAACGAAGCGGAACGCCGGTTCCGCGGCGGCAACTACGAGTTCGCGCTGGAAGCCTACGAGGAATTCCTGGAGCGCTTTCCGCTGTCGGAGCTGAGCGCCGACGCCGCCTACCGTGCGGGCGTCGCGCAGACCCAACTCGGGCGCTACCGCGAGGCGGTAGACACCTTCGAACAGGTGCAACTGCGCCATCGCAGCACTCGGTTCCTTCCGTTCGTCAACTTCTGGGCAGGCGTGGCGCTCTACGAGCTGGAGCGCTACGACCGTGCGTCGGCGAGTCTGAAGGCGTTCGTGAACGAGAACCCCGACGCCGGCATCGTGCCGCGGGCGCTGCTCTACCTGGGCCTTGCCAATGTGTCGCTCGATGATCTGACCGGCGCCGCCGAGGCGCTCGAACAGTTGCGCACGGTTCCTGAAGACTCCGAGTCGACCGCGTTCGGCGCGGTTCTGCTCGGCTACGTCTACGCCTTGCAGGGGCGCTACGTGCAGATGTTGCTGCTGGCCGAGGACTATCCGCCGGAGTCGATGGACGACCGCTGGCGCGCCGAGTACCTCGCCTACCGCGCCGAGGCGTATTGGCAGCTTGAGCAGTATCCGGAGGCGCAGGCCGATTACGCCGCGATCGTCGATTCCCCGACGGTAGATGACAGCATCGCCTCGGTGGCCCTGCGGCGGCTGTTCATCGCGGCCGAGCGCCGCGGCGACTTCGACCTGATGGACTCGGTTACCCTGCGCGCCGAGTTGCGCTTTCGCGAATCTCCCGAACAACTGGCCAATTTCTGGTTGCGGCTGGGGATAGAGAACTATCGGCGGGGCAGCATCGACCTGGCGCGATTCTTTCTGAAGCGGTCCGCCGAGCTGGGCGCCGAGAGCGAGGTGGGCAACGCGGCGGTCCTCTACCTGGCCGAGACCTACCTGAGCGGCTCCGATCCGGACGGGATACGGGAAGCGACGAGGGTGTTGACCAGCCAACAGGAGCTCTCCACCGGCAATCCGTGGCAGGTTTCCCTGCGCCTCGGCGACGTGATGGTGCGGCAGGGTGACTTTGCCGGCGCCATCGCTCAGTACGAGAGCTTCATCCGCGCCATGAGCGAAGATCCGGATGCCAACCCGGCCGAGATCGAGCAGGCGCGCTACCTGCTCGCGTACGCGATGTACCGTGAAGGCCGTTACGACGAAGCGCTGCGGCAGGTGCGGCAGATAGACTCCGAGCCGGCGAGGGGAGGCCCGCTCGGCGAGTTGCGGCGTCTCGAGACCGTCCTGCTGTCGCGCACCGGAGACACCGCCGCCGCGGAGCGCAGCGCGCGCAGCTACGTGGACCGGTTCCCGGACGACATCTCCGCGCGCGTTGACCATATGCGGCTTCTGTACCGGCTCGAGTCGTGGCAGGAACTGCTGGTCTCGGCCGCCGCGCTCACCGAGAGAGTTCCCGATCTACGCGTGCGCTCGCCGAAGGCATTCGTGCTCACCGCCTATCTGAAGGGGCTCGCGCACGTGGCGCGCGGCGAGCCGGGCGCGGCGGCGGATGCGCTCGCCGCGGTGACCGCCGATGTTGCCGAACGCCAGGGCCTCGGCGACATCGTGCCGTACGCGCTCTACTACCGTGCCGCCTCCCACTATCGGCAAGGCTCCTACTCTACCGCGAGCGTGTTGCTCGCCGAGCTGGAGGACCAGTTCCGGGGACACGAGCTGGAGTCTCGCGCCGCGTTCCTGGCCGGACAGTCGGCGTTCAGCACCGGTTCATACCTGGAAGCGGCGGCCGCGTTCAGCCGCGCCGCCGACAGCAACCATCCGCGCGCCGCGCGCGCCGGCCTGTTCGCCGGCCGCAGCCTTGCCAACAACGGCGACCTGAGCGGCGCGGAACGACAGTACCGCAACGTCGCGGCGCGCTTTGCGCAGGCGCCGGAGGCCGCGGACGCGACCTTCGAGCTGGCCGGAGTGCTGGCGCTCGGCGGCCACCTGGAGGCGGCCACCCGCGCATACGGCGACGTGATGTTCAAACACTCGGCGAGCGCGCTGGCGGAAGACGCGGCGTTTCGCCGCGCCGAACTGCTGCTGGAGCAGGATGCCACGAGCGCCGCCCGCGACGCGTTTGCCGCCTACCGCACGGAGTATCCCGACGGCCGGTTTCGGGACGGTGCGCTGTACTGGGGTGGTGTAGCGGCCAACCGGGCGGGTGAACCGTTGCGTGCCATTCTGCTCTGGGAGTTGCTGATCGACGAGTTCGAGGACAGCCCGTTCCGTGCCAACGCGCTGCTGCAGGTGGCCGAAGGGTACGCGGAGCAGTCCGAGTACCAGCCGGCGGTCGCTTATCTCACCGAGCTGGTCGGCAGGTACGGCACCGAGCCGATCGGCAAGCTGGGCGCGGCGCGGCTCGAGGAGATGCGCTTGATAGCGTCCGGCGTGGACAAGGAAGAGGCGTCGCTGATGGCGGTGATCGGCGCCGGCGGAGTCGACACCCGTGAGGGCCGGGACGCGATGCTGGAGTTGGCGCGCATCTACGTAATCGACGTGGACCAGCCGCGCGCGCTGGCGTTCGCGATGCTCACCGACGTCGCCGGATACCGCCGCGACAAGGAGACGGCCGCCGAGGCCGAGTACCTGTTGGGCGAGTACCACCGCCGCAC
The Spirochaetaceae bacterium genome window above contains:
- the der gene encoding ribosome biogenesis GTPase Der, whose amino-acid sequence is MAATVPLVTIVGRPNVGKSTLFNRLLARRRAITAATPGVTRDVVEEDFTLAGMRLRLLDTGGIGDDAGAFGAAVAERAMAATDGAAAIMLVVEAGAITPEDERLADNLRAASDRVVVVVNKVDHPGREAATWDFHRLGYETVIGVSAAHGRNVAALQEELARRVRRRVARETPAAEAQDATPVIRLVIGGKPNTGKSTLLNRLLGEQRALVSATPGTTRDPLSGRVVHAGAQIELIDTAGMRRRSKVQDAVEYYAVNRGAAALADADVAVLLVDAREGLAEQDKRIAAIAIRRGVAVLIALSKWDLLADRPNLLAAMVDRIRFQFPLLHFAPVVPLSGLTGFGVDRMLSKAVDLHRQLSLTIPTGKLNQAMARWAREYVPTSRGREIRVRYATQTGTNPVRFVCFLNRARGAGAAYRRFLENRIRRELGFSEVPLTVEFRSDPPRSR
- a CDS encoding tetratricopeptide repeat protein — translated: MPLRRSRRLWLAALLTAVALPATAASAERDLFNEAERRFRGGNYEFALEAYEEFLERFPLSELSADAAYRAGVAQTQLGRYREAVDTFEQVQLRHRSTRFLPFVNFWAGVALYELERYDRASASLKAFVNENPDAGIVPRALLYLGLANVSLDDLTGAAEALEQLRTVPEDSESTAFGAVLLGYVYALQGRYVQMLLLAEDYPPESMDDRWRAEYLAYRAEAYWQLEQYPEAQADYAAIVDSPTVDDSIASVALRRLFIAAERRGDFDLMDSVTLRAELRFRESPEQLANFWLRLGIENYRRGSIDLARFFLKRSAELGAESEVGNAAVLYLAETYLSGSDPDGIREATRVLTSQQELSTGNPWQVSLRLGDVMVRQGDFAGAIAQYESFIRAMSEDPDANPAEIEQARYLLAYAMYREGRYDEALRQVRQIDSEPARGGPLGELRRLETVLLSRTGDTAAAERSARSYVDRFPDDISARVDHMRLLYRLESWQELLVSAAALTERVPDLRVRSPKAFVLTAYLKGLAHVARGEPGAAADALAAVTADVAERQGLGDIVPYALYYRAASHYRQGSYSTASVLLAELEDQFRGHELESRAAFLAGQSAFSTGSYLEAAAAFSRAADSNHPRAARAGLFAGRSLANNGDLSGAERQYRNVAARFAQAPEAADATFELAGVLALGGHLEAATRAYGDVMFKHSASALAEDAAFRRAELLLEQDATSAARDAFAAYRTEYPDGRFRDGALYWGGVAANRAGEPLRAILLWELLIDEFEDSPFRANALLQVAEGYAEQSEYQPAVAYLTELVGRYGTEPIGKLGAARLEEMRLIASGVDKEEASLMAVIGAGGVDTREGRDAMLELARIYVIDVDQPRALAFAMLTDVAGYRRDKETAAEAEYLLGEYHRRTGELGMAIDHFLEAGVLAETDRELIARSMLRAAELLEQTGRRREAATLVQRLQEQFAGTDWARRGTELLR